One window from the genome of Candidatus Paceibacterota bacterium encodes:
- a CDS encoding GIY-YIG nuclease family protein yields the protein MFYTYILKSKKSGNFYTGYTNNLRKRFKEHSEGKSSYTKGRGPFEIIYYEACLNESDARNRELYLKSGRGKLYLKQRLKRFLFCTG from the coding sequence ATGTTTTATACTTACATATTAAAAAGTAAGAAAAGTGGTAATTTTTATACGGGTTACACAAATAATTTGCGGAAGCGCTTTAAAGAACATTCTGAGGGTAAATCTTCGTATACTAAAGGACGAGGCCCCTTTGAAATAATATATTATGAAGCGTGTTTAAATGAGAGTGATGCAAGAAACCGCGAATTGTATCTAAAGTCGGGAAGGGGCAAACTTTATTTAAAACAAAGGTTAAAGCGCTTCCTGTTCTGTACGGGATAA
- a CDS encoding type II toxin-antitoxin system PemK/MazF family toxin — translation MVKNPVIPKRGDIVWIDFSPTKGHEQSGLRPAVVISSDEYNSFSGLALVCPMTSKRKGYFFEVAIKGPKEKSFVLADQVRSFDIQERIKKITGRVSLLEINEILGRVSVLFE, via the coding sequence ATGGTAAAAAATCCAGTAATTCCAAAGAGAGGTGACATTGTTTGGATTGATTTTAGCCCGACTAAAGGTCATGAACAATCAGGGTTGCGTCCAGCGGTGGTGATTTCTTCTGATGAATACAATTCTTTTTCTGGTTTGGCGCTAGTTTGTCCTATGACCAGCAAGCGCAAGGGTTATTTTTTTGAAGTTGCCATAAAAGGGCCCAAAGAAAAGTCTTTTGTTTTAGCTGATCAGGTAAGATCTTTTGATATACAAGAGAGAATAAAGAAAATAACAGGCAGGGTAAGCCTATTGGAAATAAACGAAATTCTAGGGAGAGTTTCTGTTTTGTTTGAATAG
- the ftsE gene encoding cell division ATP-binding protein FtsE — protein sequence MIYFNNVSKIYKDLAALDDVTFTVETGEFVSIVGHSGAGKTTLAKMILAEEKPSMGTVFFESLNVNQIKRRDLTRLRRRIGMVFQDYKLLSNKTAYENIAFAMEAVGKTEEEIASDVPHVLELVDLSHRVFHFPDQMSGGEQQRLAIARAIINQPELIIADEPTGNLDPVNTHEIVQILKKINDLGTTVILTTHNYGIIESLGKRVITMENGKIIRDTKHKK from the coding sequence ATGATTTACTTTAATAATGTTTCAAAAATTTACAAGGATTTGGCTGCACTCGATGATGTCACTTTTACGGTAGAAACAGGAGAATTTGTGTCCATTGTCGGACATTCCGGCGCCGGTAAAACTACTTTAGCAAAAATGATTTTAGCGGAAGAAAAGCCTTCTATGGGCACGGTCTTTTTTGAGTCATTAAATGTGAACCAGATAAAAAGGAGAGATTTGACCAGGCTTCGCCGCCGTATCGGCATGGTGTTTCAAGACTACAAACTGCTTTCCAACAAAACTGCTTATGAAAATATCGCTTTTGCTATGGAGGCCGTCGGTAAAACTGAAGAAGAGATAGCGAGCGACGTTCCGCATGTTTTAGAGCTTGTTGATCTAAGCCATAGAGTTTTTCATTTCCCAGATCAAATGTCCGGTGGGGAACAGCAACGCTTGGCTATCGCGAGGGCAATCATAAATCAACCAGAGCTCATCATCGCTGATGAGCCGACGGGGAATTTAGACCCAGTGAACACGCATGAGATAGTGCAGATTTTAAAAAAGATAAATGATCTCGGCACGACTGTAATATTGACTACTCACAATTACGGAATTATTGAATCCCTTGGAAAAAGAGTAATTACTATGGAAAATGGGAAAATTATAAGGGATACTAAGCATAAGAAATAA
- a CDS encoding AbrB/MazE/SpoVT family DNA-binding domain-containing protein: MTTKIQKWGNSLAVRIPNEFAKNLNWSEGAVVGFQQLGNKMIITSSRPKYTVEQMLKGMTKKSLHKSLWLNDKSRGKEIW, encoded by the coding sequence ATGACAACTAAAATACAAAAATGGGGAAATAGTTTGGCGGTGCGAATACCCAATGAATTTGCCAAAAATCTAAATTGGTCAGAGGGAGCCGTGGTGGGTTTTCAGCAATTAGGAAATAAGATGATTATTACTTCTAGCCGCCCTAAATATACTGTAGAACAAATGCTAAAAGGGATGACGAAGAAAAGCTTGCATAAATCTCTGTGGCTGAACGACAAGTCTAGAGGTAAAGAAATATGGTAA
- a CDS encoding NADH-quinone oxidoreductase subunit C, with protein MIKEKIQKYNLPKNAELSFSENAVSFEVPSSQIEELIIDFYKNHSLSLKLVTATDERQENGCFKIWYIFGSPKDHLFIMPFIKLTNTAEFPSLSLSSSTHKIADYERRIQTFFGLKPVGHRNARQIILHENWPKNIFPLRKDFNFSTRPPIAKNNTYHFQKVKGEGIYEIPVGPIHAGIIEPGHFRFSVAGESIVLLEPRLGYTHKGSEKLFEVLPLPEKIRLSEKISGDSSFSHSLVFCQALEQLSNVKVPKRALYIRVIFSELERLANHFGDLGAIMLDTGFNFGGAQGARLREGIMQINERITGSRFLRGVNMLGGVSKDISGEEKNVLIKNLENIKKDFSEVMDIALNDASLLNRLERTGAIDQEIAKDHGVVGVVRRSLGIANDARIDYPYAGYDELILDEIAVENGGDVYARFRVRIKEVYSSIKIIQNALSKLPKGDINISNPDIAFKKDAFAVSIVEGWRGDIVYFVRTDSKGNISRVFPRDPSLINWAVLRDAGYDNVVPDFPLINKSFNLSYSGNDL; from the coding sequence ATGATAAAAGAAAAAATACAAAAATATAATCTTCCAAAAAATGCTGAATTGAGTTTCAGTGAAAATGCTGTTTCTTTTGAAGTCCCATCTTCGCAGATAGAAGAATTGATTATTGATTTTTATAAAAATCACAGCCTTTCCTTAAAACTTGTAACCGCGACAGATGAAAGACAAGAAAATGGCTGTTTTAAAATATGGTATATTTTTGGTTCGCCCAAGGACCATTTGTTTATCATGCCTTTTATTAAATTAACAAACACAGCAGAATTTCCATCTCTGTCTTTATCTTCTAGCACCCACAAGATAGCGGATTATGAAAGGAGGATTCAAACTTTTTTCGGGCTAAAGCCTGTCGGTCATCGCAACGCCAGACAGATCATTCTTCACGAGAATTGGCCCAAAAATATTTTTCCATTGAGAAAAGATTTCAATTTTTCTACCAGGCCTCCGATTGCCAAAAATAATACATATCATTTTCAAAAAGTTAAAGGAGAAGGCATCTATGAAATACCAGTCGGGCCGATTCATGCGGGGATTATCGAACCTGGCCATTTTCGTTTTAGTGTTGCCGGAGAAAGCATTGTCCTTTTAGAGCCACGGCTTGGTTACACCCATAAAGGCAGTGAAAAATTATTTGAGGTTTTGCCTCTTCCAGAAAAGATACGTTTATCGGAGAAAATTTCCGGGGATAGTTCTTTCAGCCATTCTTTGGTTTTTTGTCAGGCATTAGAACAATTAAGCAATGTAAAAGTTCCCAAGCGAGCGCTTTATATTAGAGTTATTTTTTCTGAATTAGAAAGATTAGCAAATCATTTTGGAGATTTGGGGGCCATTATGCTCGACACCGGTTTTAATTTTGGGGGAGCCCAAGGTGCTAGATTAAGAGAGGGGATAATGCAGATAAATGAGCGAATCACCGGAAGCAGATTTTTGCGAGGAGTGAATATGCTGGGAGGAGTTTCTAAAGATATCAGTGGAGAAGAAAAAAATGTTTTGATTAAGAATTTAGAAAATATAAAAAAAGATTTTTCAGAAGTTATGGATATAGCTCTCAACGATGCGTCTCTTTTGAATCGTCTGGAAAGGACAGGTGCGATAGATCAAGAAATTGCCAAAGATCATGGAGTAGTAGGGGTTGTCAGAAGGTCTCTCGGTATAGCAAATGATGCGCGCATCGATTATCCTTATGCCGGTTATGATGAACTTATTCTGGATGAAATTGCGGTTGAAAACGGAGGAGATGTGTACGCGAGGTTTCGGGTTCGCATCAAAGAAGTGTATTCATCAATTAAAATTATCCAAAATGCCTTGAGTAAATTACCCAAAGGAGATATTAATATTTCCAATCCCGACATCGCTTTCAAAAAAGATGCTTTTGCGGTGAGCATTGTCGAGGGGTGGAGAGGGGATATTGTCTATTTTGTAAGGACAGATTCGAAAGGAAATATCAGCCGAGTTTTTCCAAGAGACCCTTCTTTGATCAATTGGGCAGTACTTAGAGATGCTGGGTACGACAATGTAGTTCCCGATTTCCCGTTGATAAATAAGAGTTTTAACTTATCATATTCTGGGAATGATTTGTAA
- a CDS encoding PCRF domain-containing protein: protein MENDLNEITKEIEKLEAEMQALDFWNDKNKAQATLKKLAELKEKKEGVGKYDKGNAVITIISGAGGDDAEDFSAMLLSMYIKYADKRGWKVFFIHENKNNDNGYRNVSFEISSHDKGRLGGVGPYGALKNESGVHRLVRISPFDSKKLRHTSFSMVEVLPKFSKLEEKDFVIPPADLKIEYSRSGGPGGQNVNKRETAVRLVHVPTGIAVHASNERSQEQNRERAMAILLAKIFKKAQEDKRTMEESLKSTKNTEIEWGNQIRSYVLHPYKMVKDHRTGVETSNVDAVLNGDLDIFVDPERSRPR, encoded by the coding sequence ATGGAAAATGATTTAAATGAAATCACAAAAGAAATAGAAAAACTGGAAGCAGAGATGCAGGCCCTTGATTTTTGGAATGACAAAAACAAAGCGCAGGCGACTTTGAAAAAATTAGCGGAACTGAAAGAAAAAAAAGAAGGAGTCGGCAAATACGACAAAGGCAATGCTGTGATCACGATCATCTCCGGCGCTGGCGGGGATGACGCAGAAGATTTCTCTGCGATGCTTTTGTCCATGTATATCAAGTATGCCGACAAGCGCGGTTGGAAAGTTTTTTTTATTCATGAAAATAAAAACAATGATAATGGATATAGGAATGTTTCTTTTGAAATCTCCTCCCATGATAAGGGGAGGTTGGGAGGGGTTGGTCCCTATGGAGCATTAAAGAATGAAAGCGGGGTGCACCGCCTGGTGCGAATTTCACCCTTTGACTCAAAAAAATTACGGCACACTTCTTTTTCCATGGTAGAAGTTTTGCCTAAATTTTCTAAACTTGAAGAAAAAGATTTTGTTATACCGCCGGCTGACCTAAAGATAGAATACTCCCGCTCCGGCGGTCCTGGGGGGCAGAATGTGAATAAAAGAGAAACCGCGGTTCGTTTAGTGCATGTTCCGACAGGGATAGCCGTACACGCTTCAAATGAGCGTTCTCAAGAACAAAATCGCGAGCGAGCGATGGCTATCCTTTTGGCCAAAATTTTCAAAAAAGCGCAGGAAGACAAGAGAACTATGGAAGAAAGCCTGAAATCCACCAAAAATACTGAAATAGAATGGGGAAATCAGATCCGTTCTTATGTGCTTCATCCTTATAAAATGGTCAAAGACCACAGAACTGGGGTTGAGACCTCCAATGTAGATGCGGTTTTAAATGGAGATTTGGACATTTTCGTTGATCCCGAACGAAGCCGCCCTCGCTAA
- a CDS encoding proton-conducting transporter membrane subunit, translating to MEIIFIIALLIVSSLVSILLKRRAAIEGVSVVSSFIVLILSISIAIKVADFGSYNFLPFFNIDALGAIMILIVSFVGFFTVVYSIVYLRKETAKNIIGFTRVKQYFILLNLFLTAMFLSISASNPIFAWISIEATTLSTAFLVSFYNKPSSVEAAWKYLIINSVGLLLGFFGTLLYFTEIHGTGGAISWNLLLENSSNLNPLLAKIAFIFVLIGYGTKVGFVPMHTWKPDAYSKAPAPLGALLSGALLPIAFMIILKFKKITDAVVGPLFSQHLLIAFGVLSVAVSALIIFNSRNYKRLLAYSSIENAGIMALGFGFGGLGIFAAILHMIYHSCVKAILFFTSGNLLLKYSSAKIQNIKGALKILPITSVLFILGFLIISGTPPFGIFLTKVYILSAGIQVYPIVSFIVLFFLTITFIGFLKHVSSMFLGEKPVDVEAGESSIWLLVPPIIFLVIIIILSFYIPPFLLALINKAVLLY from the coding sequence ATGGAAATAATTTTTATTATTGCATTGTTAATAGTTTCATCCTTAGTAAGTATTCTTCTTAAAAGAAGAGCAGCCATTGAGGGTGTCTCCGTAGTTTCGTCATTTATTGTATTGATATTGTCTATTTCAATAGCCATCAAGGTAGCAGATTTTGGTTCTTATAATTTCCTTCCATTTTTTAATATTGATGCCCTGGGAGCCATAATGATTCTCATCGTCAGCTTTGTCGGTTTCTTTACTGTTGTTTATTCTATTGTCTATCTTCGAAAAGAAACTGCCAAAAATATCATAGGATTTACAAGAGTGAAACAATATTTTATTTTATTGAATTTATTTTTAACAGCTATGTTTCTTTCGATAAGTGCCAGCAATCCGATTTTCGCTTGGATCTCCATTGAGGCGACCACCTTGTCCACCGCTTTTCTCGTCAGTTTTTACAACAAACCTTCATCCGTCGAAGCCGCTTGGAAATATTTGATTATCAACTCTGTCGGTTTATTGTTGGGATTTTTCGGAACTCTTTTATATTTTACTGAGATCCATGGAACAGGCGGAGCGATCAGTTGGAATTTATTGTTGGAAAATTCTTCAAATCTCAATCCGCTTCTGGCGAAAATTGCCTTCATCTTTGTTTTGATCGGTTATGGAACGAAGGTGGGGTTCGTCCCAATGCACACCTGGAAGCCGGATGCTTACAGTAAAGCCCCTGCTCCTCTCGGAGCATTATTGTCAGGAGCATTGTTGCCGATTGCCTTCATGATAATATTGAAATTCAAAAAAATAACTGATGCGGTTGTCGGGCCATTGTTTAGCCAGCATTTGCTGATTGCCTTCGGTGTTTTATCTGTCGCTGTCTCAGCTTTGATAATATTTAATTCAAGGAATTATAAAAGATTATTAGCATATTCCAGCATTGAAAACGCCGGAATCATGGCTCTTGGTTTTGGATTTGGAGGTTTGGGTATTTTTGCCGCAATTTTGCATATGATTTATCACTCTTGCGTCAAAGCTATTTTATTCTTTACTTCCGGAAATTTATTGCTCAAATATAGTTCTGCAAAAATTCAAAATATCAAAGGCGCGTTGAAGATTCTTCCCATTACCAGCGTTCTCTTTATCTTGGGATTTTTAATTATTTCAGGCACGCCTCCGTTTGGCATTTTTCTTACAAAAGTGTATATACTTTCTGCCGGAATCCAAGTTTACCCGATTGTCAGTTTTATTGTTTTATTCTTTTTGACTATTACTTTTATCGGTTTTTTGAAACATGTAAGTTCAATGTTTTTGGGAGAAAAGCCTGTAGATGTGGAAGCCGGGGAAAGCAGTATTTGGTTGCTTGTTCCACCGATTATTTTCTTAGTAATAATAATTATTTTAAGTTTTTATATTCCGCCATTTTTACTCGCCTTAATAAATAAAGCTGTCTTGCTTTACTAA